One region of Solea senegalensis isolate Sse05_10M linkage group LG14, IFAPA_SoseM_1, whole genome shotgun sequence genomic DNA includes:
- the farp2 gene encoding FERM, ARHGEF and pleckstrin domain-containing protein 2 isoform X5: protein MGEIEGSYRVLQTPGTRLGAQFNAGISTLEPGQSLSGNMVSGNRSHGRGLQIRVQGLDDSQEFFDIDPKALGQEVLSDVFHRGNLIESDYFGLEFQNMQMNWVWLEPTKPVVKQVRRPANTLFRLSVKFFPPDPGQLQEEYTRYLFSLQMKRDLMEGRLICSENTGALLASHLVQSEIGDYDDAADGDFLRTNKLLPYQEKVEERIMELHRRHVGQTPAESDFQILEIARKLEMYGVRFHQAADREGTKINLAVANMGLQVFQGNTKINTFNWSKIRKLSFKRKRFLIKLHPEVHGPHQDTLEFMMASRDQCKIFWKICVEYHSFFRLLDQPQPKTKALLFTRGSSFRYSGRTQKQLLEYVRENGAKRTPYQRRNSKIQMSARSFATDVPKQSLSFSDSLRSPCSLGSATVSFHTSSVLPRTELQPRLQPFPALGSSPQHLQKPPPPLHSPPQATRPPSPPREDAVKATPPPHYTFQDPVMDSPQLSPFNSKDPLCLSPAFQLSTLSLPGQAPSPLQSPILSEVGSTARLEEEEEGRRKRYPTDKAYFIAKEILTTERTYLKDLEVITVWFRSAVIKENAMPEGLMTLLFSNIDPIYEFHRGFLKELDQRLALWEGRSNAHVKGDYQRIGDVMLRNMCALKEFTSFLQKHDEVLTELEKATRRLKKLETVYKEFELQKVCYLPLNTFLLKPIQRLMHYKLILERLCKHYSPAHRDHDDCKEALKEVAEIATQLQSSLIRLENFQKLTELQRDLIGIENLTAPGREFIREGCLYKLTKKGLQQRMFFLFSDMLLYTSKGVTATNQFKVHGQLPLHGMIVEESENEWSVPHCFTIYSAQRTIVVAASSKVEMGKWIEDLNLAIDAAKNEKSSIFLDVGDHSNRSSDEVSLEQESEDDMNSSRTSLDKQTHHRANTTMHVCWHRNTSVSMSDHSLAVENQLSGYLLRKFKNSNGWQKLWVVFTNFCLFFYKTHQVRLHMLGSVTEAPPTFTHSPQVHFSTETLQSRLH from the exons cCAAAAGCTCTTGGACAGGAAGTGCTCTCTGATGTTTTCCACAGAGGGAACCTCATCGAGAGCGATTACTTCGGCCTGGAGTTTCAGAACATGCAGATGAACTGG gtttGGCTGGAACCAACAAAACCTGTTGTGAAACAAGTCAGAA GACCAGCAAACACCCTCTTTAGACTGTCGGTGAAATTCTTTCCTCCAGATCCTGGTCAGCTGCAGGAGGAATACACCAG GTACTTGTTCTCGCTGCAGATGAAGAGAGACCTGATGGAGGGCAGGTTGATCTGCTCGGAGAACACTGGAGCTCTGCTCGCCTCTCACCTCGTCCAGT CGGAGATTGGCGACTATGACGATGCGGCTGACGGAGACTTCCTGAGGACAAACAAGCTGCTGCCTTATCAAgagaaggtggaggagaggaTCATGGAGCTCCACCGCAGACATGT GGGTCAAACTCCAGCTGAATCTGATTTCCAAATCCTGGAGATTGCTCGTAAACTGGAGATGTACGGCGTCCGCTTCCACCAAGCGGCCGACCGCGAAGGCACCAAGATCAACCTGGCTGTCGCTAATATGGGCCTTCAGGTTTTTCAG ggcaacacaaaaataaacacgttCAACTGGTCCAAGATTCGCAAACTCAGCTTCAAAAGAAAGCGCTTCCTGATCAAGCTTCACCCAGAAGTCCAT GGACCACACCAGGACACTCTGGAGTTCATGATGGCCAGTCGAGACCAGTGTAAAATCTTTTGGAAGATCTGTGTGGAATATCACTCGTTTTTCCGCTTGTTGGATCAACCTCAACCCAAAACCAAAGCTCTCCTCTTCACCAGAGGCTCCTCCTTCAGATACAG TGGAAGAACTCAGAAGCAACTTCTGGAGTACGTGAGGGAAAATGGAGCAAAGAGAACGCCGTACCAGAG gaggaacagtaaaatacaaatgtctGCTCGTTCCTTTGCAACAGATGTGCCAAAACAG AGCTTGTCGTTCAGCGACAGTCTCAGGAGTCCGTGTTCCCTCGGCTCAGCCACAGTGTCCTTCCACACGTCCTCCGTCCTCCCTCGGACAGAGCTGCAGCCTCGGCTTCAGCCTTTTCCCGCGCTCGGCTCGTCTCCTCAGCACCTGCAgaagccgccgccgccgctccaCTCCCCACCACAAGCCACGCGACCCCCCAGCCCGCCGAGGGAAGACGCCGTCAAGGCCACGCCCCCGCCCCACTACACTTTTCAAG ATCCAGTGATGGACAGCCCTCAGCTCTCGCCCTTCAACTCCAAGGATCCGCTCTGCCTGTCGCCCGCCTTCCAACTGTCCACCCTCAGCCTGCCAGGTCAGGCGCCGTCGCCCCTGCAAAGCCCCATCCTGAGTGAGGTGGGCAGCACTGCCAGGctagaggaggaagaggagggcaGGAGGAAG CGCTATCCTACAGACAAGGCCTACTTCATTGCCAAAGAGATTCTGACCACAGAGAGAACATACTTGAAAGACCTTGAGGTCATCACCGTG TGGTTCCGAAGTGCTGTGATCAAAGAGAACGCCATGCCCGAAGGCCTGATGACCCTCCTGTTCTCCAACATCGACCCCATCTACGAGTTCCACCGAGGCTTCCTCAAGGAGTTGGACCAGAGGCTGGCTCTCTG GGAGGGACGCTCGAACGCTCACGTCAAAGGCGACTACCAGAGGATCGGCGATGTGATGCTGAGGAACATGTGTGCTCTGAAG GAGTTCACCAGCTTCCTGCAGAAGCACGACGAGGTGTTGACGGAGTTGGAGAAGGCCACCAGGAGACTGAAGAAGCTGGAGACGGTCTACAAAGAGTTTGAGCTGCAGAAGGTCTGTTACCTGCCGCTCAACACGTTCCTGCTCAAACCGATCCAGCGCCTCATGCACTACAAACTCATCCTGGAGAGACTGTGCAAACATTACTCACCCGCTCACCGGGATCATGACGACTGCAAGG AGGCTCTGAAGGAAGTCGCTGAGATAGCCACTCAGCTCCAGAGCAGCCTGATCCGACTGGAGAACTTCCAGAAGctgacagagctgcagagagaccTGATCGGCATAGAGAACCTGACGGCACCAGGCAGA GAGTTCATACGAGAGGGATGTCTGTACAAGCTGACTAAGAAGGGGCTGCAGCAGAGGATGTTTTTCCTG TTCTCTGACATGCTCCTCTACACCAGTAAAGGTGTCACAGCAACCAATCAGTTCAAAGTGCACGGACAGCTGCCTCTTCACGGCATGATC GTTGAGGAGAGTGAGAACGAGTGGTCTGTCCCTCACTGCTTCACCATCTACTCCGCTCAGAGAACCATCGTCGTGGCTGCCAG CTCTAAAGTGGAGATGGGGAAGTGGATCGAGGATCTGAATCTGGCTATCGACGCGGCCAAGAACGAAAAGTCCAGCATCTTCCTGGACGTCGGCGATCACTCCAATC gcTCGTCTGATGAGGTTTCTCTGGAGCAGGAGTCGGAGGACGACATGAACTCGTCCAGGACGTCACTGGACAAGCAGACGCACCATCGTGCAAACACGACCATGCACGTGTGCTGGCACCGCAACACCAGTGTTTCTATGTCTGATCACAGCCTGGCTGTGGAG AACCAGCTCTCTGGTTACCTGCTGAGGAAGTTCAAGAACAGTAACGGCTGGCAGAAACTCTGGGTCGTGTTCACCAACTTCTGCCTGTTCTTCTACAAGACTCATCAGGTTCGTCTCCACATGCTGGGATCTGTCActgaggctccgcccacattcacacattcaccacaaGTTCATTTTTCAACTGAAACGCTTCAAAGTCGTTTACACTGA
- the farp2 gene encoding FERM, ARHGEF and pleckstrin domain-containing protein 2 isoform X4, with protein sequence MGEIEGSYRVLQTPGTRLGAQFNAGISTLEPGQSLSGNMVSGNRSHGRGLQIRVQGLDDSQEFFDIDPKALGQEVLSDVFHRGNLIESDYFGLEFQNMQMNWVWLEPTKPVVKQVRRPANTLFRLSVKFFPPDPGQLQEEYTRYLFSLQMKRDLMEGRLICSENTGALLASHLVQSEIGDYDDAADGDFLRTNKLLPYQEKVEERIMELHRRHVGQTPAESDFQILEIARKLEMYGVRFHQAADREGTKINLAVANMGLQVFQGNTKINTFNWSKIRKLSFKRKRFLIKLHPEVHGPHQDTLEFMMASRDQCKIFWKICVEYHSFFRLLDQPQPKTKALLFTRGSSFRYSGRTQKQLLEYVRENGAKRTPYQRRNSKIQMSARSFATDVPKQSLSFSDSLRSPCSLGSATVSFHTSSVLPRTELQPRLQPFPALGSSPQHLQKPPPPLHSPPQATRPPSPPREDAVKATPPPHYTFQDPVMDSPQLSPFNSKDPLCLSPAFQLSTLSLPGQAPSPLQSPILSERYPTDKAYFIAKEILTTERTYLKDLEVITVWFRSAVIKENAMPEGLMTLLFSNIDPIYEFHRGFLKELDQRLALWEGRSNAHVKGDYQRIGDVMLRNMCALKEFTSFLQKHDEVLTELEKATRRLKKLETVYKEFELQKVCYLPLNTFLLKPIQRLMHYKLILERLCKHYSPAHRDHDDCKEALKEVAEIATQLQSSLIRLENFQKLTELQRDLIGIENLTAPGREFIREGCLYKLTKKGLQQRMFFLFSDMLLYTSKGVTATNQFKVHGQLPLHGMILIVLDAPVEESENEWSVPHCFTIYSAQRTIVVAASSKVEMGKWIEDLNLAIDAAKNEKSSIFLDVGDHSNRKIKPSVTREHRGSSDEVSLEQESEDDMNSSRTSLDKQTHHRANTTMHVCWHRNTSVSMSDHSLAVENQLSGYLLRKFKNSNGWQKLWVVFTNFCLFFYKTHQVRLHMLGSVTEAPPTFTHSPQVHFSTETLQSRLH encoded by the exons cCAAAAGCTCTTGGACAGGAAGTGCTCTCTGATGTTTTCCACAGAGGGAACCTCATCGAGAGCGATTACTTCGGCCTGGAGTTTCAGAACATGCAGATGAACTGG gtttGGCTGGAACCAACAAAACCTGTTGTGAAACAAGTCAGAA GACCAGCAAACACCCTCTTTAGACTGTCGGTGAAATTCTTTCCTCCAGATCCTGGTCAGCTGCAGGAGGAATACACCAG GTACTTGTTCTCGCTGCAGATGAAGAGAGACCTGATGGAGGGCAGGTTGATCTGCTCGGAGAACACTGGAGCTCTGCTCGCCTCTCACCTCGTCCAGT CGGAGATTGGCGACTATGACGATGCGGCTGACGGAGACTTCCTGAGGACAAACAAGCTGCTGCCTTATCAAgagaaggtggaggagaggaTCATGGAGCTCCACCGCAGACATGT GGGTCAAACTCCAGCTGAATCTGATTTCCAAATCCTGGAGATTGCTCGTAAACTGGAGATGTACGGCGTCCGCTTCCACCAAGCGGCCGACCGCGAAGGCACCAAGATCAACCTGGCTGTCGCTAATATGGGCCTTCAGGTTTTTCAG ggcaacacaaaaataaacacgttCAACTGGTCCAAGATTCGCAAACTCAGCTTCAAAAGAAAGCGCTTCCTGATCAAGCTTCACCCAGAAGTCCAT GGACCACACCAGGACACTCTGGAGTTCATGATGGCCAGTCGAGACCAGTGTAAAATCTTTTGGAAGATCTGTGTGGAATATCACTCGTTTTTCCGCTTGTTGGATCAACCTCAACCCAAAACCAAAGCTCTCCTCTTCACCAGAGGCTCCTCCTTCAGATACAG TGGAAGAACTCAGAAGCAACTTCTGGAGTACGTGAGGGAAAATGGAGCAAAGAGAACGCCGTACCAGAG gaggaacagtaaaatacaaatgtctGCTCGTTCCTTTGCAACAGATGTGCCAAAACAG AGCTTGTCGTTCAGCGACAGTCTCAGGAGTCCGTGTTCCCTCGGCTCAGCCACAGTGTCCTTCCACACGTCCTCCGTCCTCCCTCGGACAGAGCTGCAGCCTCGGCTTCAGCCTTTTCCCGCGCTCGGCTCGTCTCCTCAGCACCTGCAgaagccgccgccgccgctccaCTCCCCACCACAAGCCACGCGACCCCCCAGCCCGCCGAGGGAAGACGCCGTCAAGGCCACGCCCCCGCCCCACTACACTTTTCAAG ATCCAGTGATGGACAGCCCTCAGCTCTCGCCCTTCAACTCCAAGGATCCGCTCTGCCTGTCGCCCGCCTTCCAACTGTCCACCCTCAGCCTGCCAGGTCAGGCGCCGTCGCCCCTGCAAAGCCCCATCCTGAGTGAG CGCTATCCTACAGACAAGGCCTACTTCATTGCCAAAGAGATTCTGACCACAGAGAGAACATACTTGAAAGACCTTGAGGTCATCACCGTG TGGTTCCGAAGTGCTGTGATCAAAGAGAACGCCATGCCCGAAGGCCTGATGACCCTCCTGTTCTCCAACATCGACCCCATCTACGAGTTCCACCGAGGCTTCCTCAAGGAGTTGGACCAGAGGCTGGCTCTCTG GGAGGGACGCTCGAACGCTCACGTCAAAGGCGACTACCAGAGGATCGGCGATGTGATGCTGAGGAACATGTGTGCTCTGAAG GAGTTCACCAGCTTCCTGCAGAAGCACGACGAGGTGTTGACGGAGTTGGAGAAGGCCACCAGGAGACTGAAGAAGCTGGAGACGGTCTACAAAGAGTTTGAGCTGCAGAAGGTCTGTTACCTGCCGCTCAACACGTTCCTGCTCAAACCGATCCAGCGCCTCATGCACTACAAACTCATCCTGGAGAGACTGTGCAAACATTACTCACCCGCTCACCGGGATCATGACGACTGCAAGG AGGCTCTGAAGGAAGTCGCTGAGATAGCCACTCAGCTCCAGAGCAGCCTGATCCGACTGGAGAACTTCCAGAAGctgacagagctgcagagagaccTGATCGGCATAGAGAACCTGACGGCACCAGGCAGA GAGTTCATACGAGAGGGATGTCTGTACAAGCTGACTAAGAAGGGGCTGCAGCAGAGGATGTTTTTCCTG TTCTCTGACATGCTCCTCTACACCAGTAAAGGTGTCACAGCAACCAATCAGTTCAAAGTGCACGGACAGCTGCCTCTTCACGGCATGATC CTCATTGTGCTGGACGCACCG GTTGAGGAGAGTGAGAACGAGTGGTCTGTCCCTCACTGCTTCACCATCTACTCCGCTCAGAGAACCATCGTCGTGGCTGCCAG CTCTAAAGTGGAGATGGGGAAGTGGATCGAGGATCTGAATCTGGCTATCGACGCGGCCAAGAACGAAAAGTCCAGCATCTTCCTGGACGTCGGCGATCACTCCAATCGTAAGATTAAACCTTCTGTAACCCGGGAACATCgtg gcTCGTCTGATGAGGTTTCTCTGGAGCAGGAGTCGGAGGACGACATGAACTCGTCCAGGACGTCACTGGACAAGCAGACGCACCATCGTGCAAACACGACCATGCACGTGTGCTGGCACCGCAACACCAGTGTTTCTATGTCTGATCACAGCCTGGCTGTGGAG AACCAGCTCTCTGGTTACCTGCTGAGGAAGTTCAAGAACAGTAACGGCTGGCAGAAACTCTGGGTCGTGTTCACCAACTTCTGCCTGTTCTTCTACAAGACTCATCAGGTTCGTCTCCACATGCTGGGATCTGTCActgaggctccgcccacattcacacattcaccacaaGTTCATTTTTCAACTGAAACGCTTCAAAGTCGTTTACACTGA